A region of the Nocardia asteroides genome:
GTCGGGGAAGGAAGCGGCCGTGCTGGCCAGCCTGCTGGGCGCCCCGCAGCTGGTCGAGCAGTTGCGTGAGGAGCACCGCCAGTTCACCGGCCTGACCACCCGGCAGCTGTCCATCCCCGACCGATCCCGCTACGACGGGCGCAGGCTGGGCGACACCCAGATACGCACCCGGACGAAGACATCGATCGTCGCCGTGGTGCGCAGCGGACAGCCCATTCCCTCGCCTGGACCGGACTTCACCTTCACCGCCGGGGACGTGCTCGTCGTCGTCGGCACCGTGGAGGGCCTGGAGGCCGCCGCCAAGATCCTGTTAGACGGCTGAGCGGCATGGTGGCACACGAGACCGCGCTCGCGCTGATCCAGCTGGGCGCGGTGTTTTTCGGCCTGGGCCTGCTGGGACGAATCGCCGCGCGCATCGGCATGTCGCCCATCCCGTTGTACCTGATCGGCGGCCTGGTGTTCGGCACCGGCGGCCTGGTCGAGTTGCGGCAGGTCGACGACTTCATCCACCTCGCCAGCGAAATCGGCGTCGTCCTGCTGCTCTTGCTGCTCGGCCTGGAATACAGTGCGCCGGAACTGGTCACGGGCATGCGCCGGTCGTGGGCGGCCGGTGTCGTGGATATCGTGCTCAACGCGACTCCGGGTGTGCTCGTGGCGCTCGGGCTCGGCTGGGGGTTCACC
Encoded here:
- a CDS encoding potassium transporter TrkA, with product MNVEVTPLPGIGVRKDFPLANTRRRIGVINHRDGTMDLIVSKLDNPDETEQVPLSGKEAAVLASLLGAPQLVEQLREEHRQFTGLTTRQLSIPDRSRYDGRRLGDTQIRTRTKTSIVAVVRSGQPIPSPGPDFTFTAGDVLVVVGTVEGLEAAAKILLDG